ATGCCTGCTTTCCGGCCGCATCTCCGGCATGGGCGCAGTGATCAGGCGCTTCCACATGAATGAAGGCCGCATCGCCCCCGTTCTCCAGAAACGTGATTGCGGCCCGAGCCTTGGCCTTGAGGTCGGTATCCGGCGTTCCCGTAAAGGAAGCATCCTCCACCACCTGCATACCGGCGGCCCGCCCAAGCCCGCGAAGCAGGGAAACTCCGGCCAGCATGCAGGCCTTCAGCCCGTGTTGCGCAGCAAAAGCCGGAAGCACCGGCAAAGGCCCCTGCCCCCACAGCCAGACGGCGTTAGGCGGCGAGGTATCTTCAGCAGCGATGCGGTTCATTATCTCCATCGCCTGATGCAGGACAGCTGAATACACAGCGGCAGATGCGCTCAGGCTCTGCCCGAGTAAGGTATGCGGACCCGGAACAGGTAGATTGGCCTCCGGGAGTGAGGCACCTCCCCGCTGCACCAGAATATGGCGATAGGTCTCGTTGGCGAACACCCGCAGGCTCCCGCCTGAAAAAGCATACAGAGCACTGTCAAACAAGGCGGCAAGCCGGTCAGCCTGATCGTTTGTCACGCCTCCGCCATGCGCGTCGCGCAACACCTGACTCCGGCCCTCGGCACACACAAGCGAAAGCCGCCAGACAAGATCGTCCTGAGAGACGGAACCTGCAGGTAAGCGGCCCGCGTCGATGCCCAGCGCTTCAATGGGGCCGCGGCCGGTGTGATACTGCAGGGGGTCATATCCCATGAGTGCCATGTTCCCCACATCGGAATCGGGGGGCAGGCCGTGAGGAATAACATGACAAAGGCCCGCCACAGAGTGGCGGGCCATGGTATCCAGTACAGGTGTACTTGCGGCCCGTAGCGGCGTTATTCCATGCTCGCAATACGCCGGAACGTCGGCCATGCCGTCCGCAATACAATAGATCAGTTTCCGCACTACAGAATCCGGTAGTAAACGGGCTCCCGTACGACAAGGCCCTTGGCCTTCATCCCTTCAACCGCAGCCTTCACGGCGCGGGCCGTTGCTTCGTGGGTAAGGAATACCACAGGCACTTCCGCCGCTCCCTTTTCCTTCTGGATGGCCTGCGCAATGGAGATGTCCTGCTCCGCCAGAGCGCCTGCGAGATCACGCAGCACACCGGGCACATCGCGGACGATGACGCGGAAGTAGTACTTGGAAGAGGCTTCATCCGGCGACATGATGTTCGCCAGCGGCGGCACCTGACGCACAAAACCGGTGTTGTTCGGATAGGCACCGCGCGCAACGCTGAGAATATCGCCCAGCACGGCGCTAGCCGTGGGCAGGTCGCCCGCACCGGGACCATGCAGGAAAATGGGGCCGCAGGCGTTCCCTTCAAGACGGACGGCATTGTACGCGCCGCCCACCCGTGCGATCAGATAGGTGTGATGCACCAGTGTGGGGAAAACACCCGCTTCAATCTTGCCGTCCACTTCCTGCACCTGACCGACCAGCTTGACCCTGTAGCCGAACTCGCGGGCGAACTCGATATCTTCCGGTTCAACCTTGGAAACGCCCACAACGGGAAGCTGCTCAAAGGGATAGTTCACGCCGAACGCAAGGCGGGTAAGCAGGCACAGCTTGTGCGCCGCATCCAGCCCTTCAATGTCCAGCGTGGGGTCCGCTTCGGCGTAGCCCAGTTCCTGAGCCTGTTTCAGCGCGGTGGCGAAATCAAGCTTGTTGGAGGTCAT
This region of Desulfovibrio subterraneus genomic DNA includes:
- a CDS encoding homoserine dehydrogenase is translated as MSVPNGKKRLVLALAGYGTVGTGLAKVIEENRDWIIERSGSEVVIKSILVRDVKKPRNFPVPAGATLTDDHEALLNDPEVDVLVELMGGIEAPKKLIAAAIRAGKHVVTANKALLAEQGLELFELAAEHGVHLKYEASVCGAIPILDTLKENLAGNRIMRLVGILNGTANYILSEMTSNKLDFATALKQAQELGYAEADPTLDIEGLDAAHKLCLLTRLAFGVNYPFEQLPVVGVSKVEPEDIEFAREFGYRVKLVGQVQEVDGKIEAGVFPTLVHHTYLIARVGGAYNAVRLEGNACGPIFLHGPGAGDLPTASAVLGDILSVARGAYPNNTGFVRQVPPLANIMSPDEASSKYYFRVIVRDVPGVLRDLAGALAEQDISIAQAIQKEKGAAEVPVVFLTHEATARAVKAAVEGMKAKGLVVREPVYYRIL
- a CDS encoding alkaline phosphatase family protein; this translates as MRKLIYCIADGMADVPAYCEHGITPLRAASTPVLDTMARHSVAGLCHVIPHGLPPDSDVGNMALMGYDPLQYHTGRGPIEALGIDAGRLPAGSVSQDDLVWRLSLVCAEGRSQVLRDAHGGGVTNDQADRLAALFDSALYAFSGGSLRVFANETYRHILVQRGGASLPEANLPVPGPHTLLGQSLSASAAVYSAVLHQAMEIMNRIAAEDTSPPNAVWLWGQGPLPVLPAFAAQHGLKACMLAGVSLLRGLGRAAGMQVVEDASFTGTPDTDLKAKARAAITFLENGGDAAFIHVEAPDHCAHAGDAAGKQASLEAFDRELLAPLVSAMPEAVFVVTCDHLTSSVTRTHERGAVPFMIHRKGLEFLPCDEFSEEGCSGLGEVESGPALLELAKRFL